Within Runella rosea, the genomic segment AGCAAAGAATTAGAACAACTAAAACTACATGTAGCTGGTGCGGTAGTTCGCCATACGTCTCCTTTTAATGAGCTAAATTCATTCAATAATGAATTTGAATTGAATCAGGAATTCGTTGATAGATGGGTAATCCCATTTTATACAAACATCAGAAAAACTGAGAGTAGTTGGGTTAATAAATTACTAGCTATAAAATGTGAGATTAATGACGACATTATCCTAAAAACACTAGGAGATTTCAATTGGAGGACACGACAAACAGGCGCCTTTTTTTCGGCTATTACCAATAAAAATCAATTCATTGACATTATAGGTATTCATTTACTAAAGAGCGAAGTATGTTTTGCAGGAAGAATCTATTGCTATGTTCTCGCATCTTTTAATACTACAAAATGCGTTGATTACCTGAACTTATATTTAGAGTATTACCTAACTAAGCCGAATTTATGGTTTAATCAAAGAGAAGCAATGGAGGCGATTTTATACTTGGACTCCTTAAATCAAACTTGTTATTTTGAAAACCATCTGAATAACTGGTCTCAATTTATTATCAACAAGCCAGATTGGGAAAAAGAAATTAAAACGGAAAAGTTAGAAGAATGGCTATCCGTTATTGAAAAAGTCAAATCACATAATTGCTGAAAGAAAGAGAATCAGGCGGCTACCGCGGGCGTAATTTTGACCAATAGTTGCGACACCAATGAAGGTAATTTCAAAAAGCAGCGAGTGAACTCCGCTCGAAGCAGGGATTGTTCTACGGGGGGAAACGTAGCAATCTCCAGCCATAACTTTTGGGTTAACACATCTTTTTCAGCTTCAGTGTCAGCCATCAGATAAAGCGTAAAAAAAGTGGAAAAAGTGGGGTCGTCGGTTAAACGATTGACGAATTCCCAAACCCTGGCGTATTTATTGAGCATTTTTAATCCCGTTTAAGCAGTTAATTCATTTTATTGGCTCTATTCTGGATTTGCTTGAAAATTAAGAAATTATCGTAAATCGCTACCTCCCCCCGCTCACAATCTTCCCATCCGACATTTCAATGATTCTATCGCCGCCTTTGGCGAAGTCGGGGTCGTGGGTAACGGTGATGATGGTTTGGTGGTTTTCGTGGGAGATTTTACGGAAAATATCAAAAACCAGATTTGAATTGGCTTTGTCGAGGTTACCCGTCGGCTCGTCGCCCATGATGATGGTGGGGTCGTTGATGAGCGCGCGGGCAATGGCTACACGCTGCTGCTGTCCGCCCGACAGTTTGGAAGATTGTTTGCGGGCGTAGTCTTCCATATTGACCAGTTTCAGCTTTTCGTAGGCGCGGGCTTCAATCTCTTTGGTGCTGTATTTTCCCAGTTTTTGCGCTGGCAACATCACATTCTGTAATACCGTAAACTCCGCCAACAAAAAGTGAAACTGAAACACAAACCCCAGATGCTCATTGCGAAAGTCGGCGAGTCGGTCTTGGCTAAGGCCCGTGAGGCGACTGCCGTTCATTTCCAGATTACCTTCGTAGTCGGTGTCCATGGTCGAAAGGATATACAGTAAAGTAGATTTCCCGCAACCAGATTTACCGATGATTGACAAAAACTCCCCTTTTTTCACTTCAAAGTTGACATTATCCAACACCTGAAACTTTTCAGGCTCATAGAAGTATTTGTTGATATGGCTGGCTTGAAGAACCGTATTGCTCATGGTTATTGTTGTTTGCTGCTTCGCAGACACGGAAAAAATAATTACCCTCTCAATATCGCTACTGGATCAATTTTAGAGGCTTTTTTGGAAGGAAAATACCCCGCTAAAACGGTAGTAATTAAGCCAAAAGCCAATCCCATCACGTAATATTCGACACGAAAAATCACGGGAAAGGTCTTTAAGCTAATCATATCACCAGTATCAAAAGGTGTGATCGACAATAAATAGCTGATACCAAATCCAATAACCAACCCCAACAATCCTCCCGCCAAGCCAATGATAATGGCTTGCAACAGAAATACCGCCACCACATCTTTGCCGCCAAACCCCGTCGCTTTCAGAATGGCAATGTCTTTGAGTTTGTTGATGACGTTCATGTTCATAATATTATAAATCCCAAATCCCGCTACCACCAGCAATGTCATGGAGACCACAAACGTCATGACGTTACGGATTTTCTCTCCCGCCAAAATGGCCTGATTGGCCGTAGACCAATCTTCGGTGTAGGTGTTGAATTGTTTACTGAGATTTTTCCCAAAAGCAATGGCCTGCAACGGGTCGTTCATTTTGATGTGAATGTCGGTGATATAACTCGCATCTTTTCCGAGTATCTCCTGAACCGTACTAATGCTCGTGTAACAACGAATATTGTCGACCGTACCGATACCAAACCCAAATGTACCGACCACGCGCAAGGTGATGTTGCCGCCAAGGGGTGTCGTCACGCTTACTTTATCCCCCACTTTTACATTGAGCTTTCGAGCCAATGTAGCTCCTACCACAATGCCGTTGGGATTGGCCAAAAGTGCCTTAAAACTGCCCGTTTTTATCCGACTGTCTAGGTTATACAATCGGTTTTCGCGCGGGTAATCAATCCCGGCAATTACGCCCGAAATCTGAATAGGGCCATTGTTGAAAAATGCCTGCGAACTTACCTCTGGCGAAACGCCCAAAACTCCTGGCATTTGCTCAATCATGCTGACCATTTGCAATCCGTTTTTGATACGGGCGAGTTGTTGTTTGGGTTTTTGGTGATAAACAATGTTCACTTGGTCGCCCCCATTTTCAACCGCATCAAGGATGCTAGGCCGCTGGGTGTTGACATCGTTGTAAATCCGTACGTGTGGACTGGCATCCAGTGCTGAGTCTTCCAGAAATTGGTTAACGCCCTGCATGAAGCTAATCATGACAATAAACATCGCTATCCCAAACGTGACGCCCAACATGGCTACCAAGGTTTGGCGTTTTTTGGCTAAAAGGTGGGTTTTAGCGATTTGGAAGGAGAGACTGAGGTTCATAGTTTTCTAAAATTTTTCATTGCATCTTT encodes:
- a CDS encoding DUF6000 family protein; this translates as MDSKELEQLKLHVAGAVVRHTSPFNELNSFNNEFELNQEFVDRWVIPFYTNIRKTESSWVNKLLAIKCEINDDIILKTLGDFNWRTRQTGAFFSAITNKNQFIDIIGIHLLKSEVCFAGRIYCYVLASFNTTKCVDYLNLYLEYYLTKPNLWFNQREAMEAILYLDSLNQTCYFENHLNNWSQFIINKPDWEKEIKTEKLEEWLSVIEKVKSHNC
- a CDS encoding ABC transporter ATP-binding protein; the protein is MSNTVLQASHINKYFYEPEKFQVLDNVNFEVKKGEFLSIIGKSGCGKSTLLYILSTMDTDYEGNLEMNGSRLTGLSQDRLADFRNEHLGFVFQFHFLLAEFTVLQNVMLPAQKLGKYSTKEIEARAYEKLKLVNMEDYARKQSSKLSGGQQQRVAIARALINDPTIIMGDEPTGNLDKANSNLVFDIFRKISHENHQTIITVTHDPDFAKGGDRIIEMSDGKIVSGGR
- a CDS encoding ABC transporter permease, producing MNLSLSFQIAKTHLLAKKRQTLVAMLGVTFGIAMFIVMISFMQGVNQFLEDSALDASPHVRIYNDVNTQRPSILDAVENGGDQVNIVYHQKPKQQLARIKNGLQMVSMIEQMPGVLGVSPEVSSQAFFNNGPIQISGVIAGIDYPRENRLYNLDSRIKTGSFKALLANPNGIVVGATLARKLNVKVGDKVSVTTPLGGNITLRVVGTFGFGIGTVDNIRCYTSISTVQEILGKDASYITDIHIKMNDPLQAIAFGKNLSKQFNTYTEDWSTANQAILAGEKIRNVMTFVVSMTLLVVAGFGIYNIMNMNVINKLKDIAILKATGFGGKDVVAVFLLQAIIIGLAGGLLGLVIGFGISYLLSITPFDTGDMISLKTFPVIFRVEYYVMGLAFGLITTVLAGYFPSKKASKIDPVAILRG